The Rhodobacter sp. 24-YEA-8 DNA segment GGCACATCGGCACGGTCGATCAGTTCGATATGTTCGATCCGGTGACGCGAGTCGCGTTTGCCATTCTGGATCTGCGCGGTCTCATAGCCATCAATCGTGGTCCTGACCGCCCCGTCACCGATGGCATGAACCGCGATCTGCAGGCCACGGCGGTCAATCTCGGCCGCGAGCGGGTTGAACTGATCCGGCGGGAAAAGCGCGACCGACTTATGACCGGGCTTTGTCGGATAATCGTTCAGCATAAAGGCGGTATAGCTGTCGAGCACACCATCCATGAACATTTTCACAAAGCCCGAGGATAGCCATTCATCATTGAAGCTCTCGGTCATCTCGACGGCGCGGTCGAGTTCGGAATGGTCCATATTGGGTTTGTAATGGAAGGGCACCTTGACCCGTGCCAGCAACCGGCCTTCCTCCTGCAATTCGCGCAGGCATTCCAGCGTGTAGCGGTTGCCATCCATCATCACCATCGAGGTGATGCCATATTGTGCGCAATGGATCTGGCCACGCTCGAACATATCCTTGTCCAGATCGCGCTCGGCCTGGCTTGGATTGACCGGCTCGCCCCCGGTCGCGATGCCCAGATTCAACCGCCCGCGCCCGGCCAGATCAACCACCCGGCCGAAAGCTTCGAATTCCAGAAGCTCGCCGGTGGCGAGCCCGTCCGCCCCCATCACCACCTCATGGCCGGGCGAACATTCCAGCCCGTTCAGCGTGCCGGAAAGTTCCAGCGCAAGCGTATTGGCCCAGATCGTGTGGTGGTCATGCGAGGTCATCGCGATCGGGCGATCCGCGATGATACTGTCGAGGATATGGCGATTGGCGCCACCTTCGATAAGGCCATAATCGGCGCCCTGCGCCATCAGGAAGGGCAGATCCGGATTGGCCGCCGCATAGGCCAGAAAGGCCTCGCGCAGCTGATCTATGCCATGAACATGCGTCAGTTGCAGATCGCTCAGCTCGGAGCCGCCAAGCCCCAGATGCAGATGGCTTTCAACAAAGCCCGGCAGGAGCATCCGTCCGCCCGCATCCACCACTTTCGTGGCCGCCCCCTTCAGCGCGGTGATATCGGCATTGGAGCCCACGGCGAGGATACGCCCCGCGGCAATCGCCACGGCCTCGGCCCGGGGCATGTCGGGATCCATGGTCAGGGCCTTGGCATTGATGAAAATCAGGTCGGCGGGCATATTTCAGGCTCCATTCGGCAGAAAGGCGGCCCGAAGCGGGCCGCCCTGGATTTCAGAAAGCGGGGATGCCGCTTATTTCATCAGCTCGGTCCAGATCGCAGTCATATATTCCTGCGCCTTGGGCGGGCAGCGTTGCAGGAAATGGCCGGCGGCTTTCGAGGCCTCCGGGATCTCGATCTCCGGGGCGCCCTTCATTTCTTCGGGCATGAACGGCTCAGAGCCGGTGATGCCATTGGCATATTTGGCATGAGTCGAGATCAGCGCCGCGTTTTCCGGCTCCATGATGAAATTCAGGAACTTATATGCACCTTCGGGATTTTTGGCATCCGAGAGGATCCCCACCGAATCCATGAACAGCGGATAGCCTTCTTTCGGATAGCCGAAATGCACATCGGGGTTGTTGATGCGCGAGCGCAGGGCCGCCCCGTTCCAGTAGACGGTCGCCGCCCAGTCATTGCTCGACATCTTTTCGGTGGCGCCATAATCCATCGAAATCCAGTCGGGCTTGGCTGCGATCAGGGCATCACGGGCCTTTTTCAGCACTTCGGTGTCTTCGGTGCAGGGCTCGCCGCCGACATACCACACCGCCATATAGACGATATCGTTCATCTCGGGCGTCACATTGATTTTGCCCTTCAGCTCATCAGGCACGTCCAGCCAGATCGCCGAGGTGTTGATGTCGCCGCTATAGACCGATTTGTTGACCATGATCCCGGTCGATCCCCACTGCCACGGAATGGTATGGGCGCGGCCCGGATCCCAGGACACATCGCGCCATTCTGGTGCGATATTGCCGATATTGGGCAGTTTGGAATGGTCAAGCTCCGCCACCAGCCCCTCTTCGACGAAAATCGGCACGTAATTGGCCGAAGGCACCACCATGTCGAAGCCATGGCCGCCGGCGCGGATTTTTGCCAGGGCGGTGTCGTTTGAATCGTAATCGGTGACGATAACCTTGATGCCGGTCTCGGCCTCGAACTTCCGCAGAAGTTCAGCGCTGGTATAATCGCCCCAGTTGTAAAGCTGCAGCACTTTGTCATCGGCGCTGGCCATGGCGGCGGTGGCGCAGAGAATGGCCACCGTGCTGAGGAATTTCTTCATATCCGTCTCCCTGTGAAACTTTGGACAAGAACCATTCGGTTCAGTTTTTCTTGCGGTTGATAAGTGAGAACCCGACCAGCAGCAGCACTGTCAGTACCAGAAGACCGGTCGAGATCGCATTGACCTCGGGCGTCAGCGTCCGGCGCAGCTGGCCGAGCATATAGGTCGGCAGCGTATCCTGGCCTGCGGATTTCACAAACTCGGTAATCACCACATCATCGAGGCTGATGACGAAGGCGAGCATCGCGCCGGCGGCGATCCCGGGGGCCAGGAGAGGCAGCGTGACAAATCGAAAGGTCTGCCAGGGATTGGCGTAAAGATCCGCCGCCGCCGATTCCAGCGAGAGATCCATCCCCTCCAGCCTTGCCCGGATCGGCAGATAAGCAAAGGGCACACAAAAAGCCGAATGCGCGAGGATCAGATACCAGAGGCCCTGATAGCCGGTCCAGGCCTTGATCACCCCGAAGACGATCAAAAGCGCCACCGCGGTCACAATCTCGGGCACCATCAGTGGCTGGTTGATAAAGGCATAGATCGCCGTCTGGCCACGAAACGCGCGGCGCCTGGTGGTTGCAAGAGCCGCCATGGT contains these protein-coding regions:
- a CDS encoding ABC transporter permease; amino-acid sequence: MAEKSFEVSRLPGFATVAILVFIALYLPICTLVFFSFNAGTTLSVWQGFSWRWYIEAWENDVVQAAALRSLQIAVSASFIATVVATMAALATTRRRAFRGQTAIYAFINQPLMVPEIVTAVALLIVFGVIKAWTGYQGLWYLILAHSAFCVPFAYLPIRARLEGMDLSLESAAADLYANPWQTFRFVTLPLLAPGIAAGAMLAFVISLDDVVITEFVKSAGQDTLPTYMLGQLRRTLTPEVNAISTGLLVLTVLLLVGFSLINRKKN
- a CDS encoding amidohydrolase; translation: MPADLIFINAKALTMDPDMPRAEAVAIAAGRILAVGSNADITALKGAATKVVDAGGRMLLPGFVESHLHLGLGGSELSDLQLTHVHGIDQLREAFLAYAAANPDLPFLMAQGADYGLIEGGANRHILDSIIADRPIAMTSHDHHTIWANTLALELSGTLNGLECSPGHEVVMGADGLATGELLEFEAFGRVVDLAGRGRLNLGIATGGEPVNPSQAERDLDKDMFERGQIHCAQYGITSMVMMDGNRYTLECLRELQEEGRLLARVKVPFHYKPNMDHSELDRAVEMTESFNDEWLSSGFVKMFMDGVLDSYTAFMLNDYPTKPGHKSVALFPPDQFNPLAAEIDRRGLQIAVHAIGDGAVRTTIDGYETAQIQNGKRDSRHRIEHIELIDRADVPRVGALGIVASLQPSHPPGAMDFGMEPTLTNIGAARWPDAYLHKTLADHGAPVAYASDWAVTDVAVLRSVQAAVTRLPYSDACTDERLSLEESLYAYTAGGAWAAHTDHITGRLKPGLAADLVLLQEDLEQVAPDHIGSVQVALTICGGRVTYAAEGQAI
- a CDS encoding extracellular solute-binding protein, with the protein product MKKFLSTVAILCATAAMASADDKVLQLYNWGDYTSAELLRKFEAETGIKVIVTDYDSNDTALAKIRAGGHGFDMVVPSANYVPIFVEEGLVAELDHSKLPNIGNIAPEWRDVSWDPGRAHTIPWQWGSTGIMVNKSVYSGDINTSAIWLDVPDELKGKINVTPEMNDIVYMAVWYVGGEPCTEDTEVLKKARDALIAAKPDWISMDYGATEKMSSNDWAATVYWNGAALRSRINNPDVHFGYPKEGYPLFMDSVGILSDAKNPEGAYKFLNFIMEPENAALISTHAKYANGITGSEPFMPEEMKGAPEIEIPEASKAAGHFLQRCPPKAQEYMTAIWTELMK